The Prosthecobacter sp. genome contains the following window.
CGTGCGGGTCCATCTGGATGAACAGGAAAGTCACCGGATACTGGCCTTTCATCAAGGCGGTATGAAAGCCCTCGCGCAGGCCATAGGAGATGCTAGGGCTCTCAATCGGACGCCCGTTCAGATACGTCGTCTGCATCTGCCGATTCGAGCGGCTCATGCCCGGGCCGCCGATGTAGCCGGACACGGTCACACCATGCAGCGTGGTTTCCTCGATTTTGAGCAGGCGTGAGGCCAGTTCATCGCCCACCAGCCCCCGGATGCGCTCCAGCATGTCGCGCGTCGCCGGCAGGTGCAAAACGAGCTCACCATTGTGCGTGAGCGTGAAGGCTACCTGCGGATTGGCGATGGCGTGCAGGCGCAACTGCTGCTCCACATGCGCGAACTCGGTGTTTTCGGTCCTCAGGAACTTGCGGCGGGCCGGCACGTTGAAAAACAGCGATCTTGCTTCGATGACGGTGCCGGGAGCGCCGCCATGATCACGCACGGCCATGAGTTTGCCGCCGTTCACCTCGATTTCGGTGCCGACAAGCGCCTCCTTCTCGCGTGTTGCGAGCCGAAAACGCGACACGCTGGCGATACTGGGCAGCGCCTCCCCGCGGAAACCGAAGGTGCAGATCGCTCCAAGGTCTTCCTTGGTGCGGATCTTGCTTGTCGCATGCCTTTCAAGACAAAGCATGGCATCTTCCCGGTCCATCCCGCTCCCGTCGTCCACAATGCGAATCATCGCGATGCCGCCGCGTTGTGCATGCACCTCGATGTGGCAGGCGCCGGCATCCAGGCTGTTCTCCACCAGTTCCCGCACCAAGGCAGCCGGGCGCTCCACGACCTCCCCCGCCGCCACCTGGCTGGCGAGAGCATCTGGAAGAATGCGAATTTTGGACATGAATCTCGATAAAGTGCGCGGTAAGAAGCGTAGCTCTGTTGCTTCAAGAAAACGTCACATTGGACGCCGGGTGAGGAATTGCAATCCCCGCCGCCTCAAGCACCGAGACTTTGAAACGCGCCCTTTTTCTCCTTCATGATTTCCCTTACCTCCAGCGCCGTCGAACATCTCAAATCTCTCATTGCGGAGAAAAGCGCTGTCTCCTCCACCGGCCTGCGTCTGCGTGTGGAGAAAGGCGGGTGTGCGGGCATGCAGTATGTGATGGCGCTGGACGAGTCCCGCCCAGATGACGTCGTGCAAACAGAGAACGGCGTCTCAATCATCATCGACCATGAAAGCCTGGGCTATCTGCGTGGGTGTCAGATTGATTACGTCGATTCGCTTTCCGACGCCGGATTCAAGCTCACCAATCCGAACGCCGCGCGAAGCTGTGGCTGTGGCACTTCTTTTGAGCCTCAGACCGCCTAACAACTTGATGACAATTGAAGCAAACTTGTTGCCAACTTATTCACAAAATTTCCTTTTCAAATTCAGCCAATCTTGTAGAATTTGAACAATTCCATTCTATAAAAACTAAAAATTTCGCAATTCTGCCATGCAAATACGATTCTTGAGCGACGGAAATGAGTACCGCTCCTATGGAGGCGGGAGTTTTTCCAAGAAGAAAGACTCCGGTGGTATCTTTTGGTGGACGATCCTGATCACACTGCTGATGGGCTTCGCCACTTTCTGCTGGTTCTTTAGCATCATGGTGTTCGCACACCCTGAAAAGCCGTTCAATTATCGTGTGCTCGCACGCTTCGACAAACTCGATCCGCTGCGCAAGTTTACCAACTACACCGTGCCACAGGGCAAGTTCCTCCCTGCGCGTGACTTGCTCGCTGAGTTCTACGCCTTC
Protein-coding sequences here:
- a CDS encoding iron-sulfur cluster assembly accessory protein → MISLTSSAVEHLKSLIAEKSAVSSTGLRLRVEKGGCAGMQYVMALDESRPDDVVQTENGVSIIIDHESLGYLRGCQIDYVDSLSDAGFKLTNPNAARSCGCGTSFEPQTA